A section of the Clostridium omnivorum genome encodes:
- a CDS encoding response regulator transcription factor codes for MNRLLLVEDDDSLALAIEFTLKDEGYEVIRAATVAESKSAYETEQFDLLILDVNLPDGSGYELCKYVRTKSNVPIMFLTALDDEVNIVLGLEIGGDDYITKPFGVREFLSRVKALLRRNSRPAAEGGKLKSGNILVDIITAVVKKDEKDIVLTAQEYRLLLIFMSKPHVLMKRDEILKELTEGAEAFFDENTLSVYIKRIREKIEDNPKEPEYIVTQRGLGYKWNKDVAKDGR; via the coding sequence ATGAATAGACTATTATTAGTTGAAGATGATGATTCACTAGCACTTGCTATTGAATTTACACTTAAGGATGAGGGTTATGAGGTCATAAGAGCAGCTACAGTTGCGGAAAGCAAAAGTGCATATGAAACTGAGCAGTTTGACCTGCTTATATTAGATGTGAACCTGCCAGATGGAAGTGGCTATGAATTATGCAAGTATGTAAGAACTAAGAGTAATGTACCAATTATGTTCTTAACTGCACTTGATGATGAAGTTAATATTGTTTTAGGCCTTGAAATTGGTGGAGATGATTATATAACAAAGCCTTTTGGAGTAAGAGAATTTTTATCAAGGGTTAAAGCGCTTCTAAGGAGAAATTCAAGACCTGCTGCTGAAGGTGGTAAGCTTAAGAGCGGAAATATATTAGTTGACATAATTACTGCAGTTGTGAAGAAAGATGAAAAGGATATAGTACTTACTGCACAGGAATATAGACTCTTGCTCATATTTATGTCAAAACCCCATGTGCTCATGAAGAGAGATGAAATATTAAAGGAGCTTACAGAAGGGGCAGAGGCTTTTTTTGATGAAAATACGCTATCTGTGTACATAAAGAGAATTAGAGAAAAAATTGAGGATAATCCTAAAGAACCAGAGTATATAGTGACTCAAAGAGGGTTAGGTTATAAATGGAATAAGGATGTTGCTAAGGATGGTAGGTAG
- a CDS encoding methyl-accepting chemotaxis protein, which translates to MGKLGLKILKFVGFISVISMSLLIALNIFIFNSEFSKLQLDAKNSASQAISAIDGDKLEKVINNKSMDSNEYKDIQQALVKYKNDKDIKFIYTMSKADDKNAYYLVDGSLVNTEQPGKTYNLEDEMKTALEGQQVYTKKPVKDENGTFISGYAPIKNSSGKIIAFVGVDKDVTDFVRIKDRMFMAILMAGIIIVLLSTLGSYLFSRIMAFNVRKIQDALEKMAAGDLTTALSVTSKDEIQSIAEAINEFKLKLGDSIKIVKEDSSVVMESSQALSAVSEELAASSSNVAVAIENSVKGTNAQVQELESVNSALENFGNKIDEAANAIEDVSTKIDSINSKAKVSDEDLKVLDGAIKEIVTSFSNVSERIKSLGDQLSQINVITNIINSIADQTNLLALNAAIEAASAGEAGRGFSVVADEIRKLAEQSKTSSLSINKLVDAISNESNYVIKSSDSMNEKLNEQTEIITKSVDSFKDIMTDIEDALPKISRISQSIIVIDSEKEKIIKSAESVLNMAEEISAATDEISAATEELSGSSQEIAATSMSLTNKAQNMNAAVDQFKI; encoded by the coding sequence ATGGGAAAACTAGGATTAAAAATTTTAAAATTTGTAGGATTCATATCGGTTATTTCAATGTCGCTGTTAATAGCACTGAATATTTTTATTTTTAATTCGGAGTTTTCTAAACTTCAATTAGATGCTAAAAATAGTGCATCTCAAGCTATTAGTGCCATAGATGGGGACAAGCTAGAAAAGGTAATCAATAATAAGTCTATGGATAGTAATGAATATAAAGATATTCAACAGGCTTTGGTAAAGTATAAGAATGATAAAGATATAAAATTTATATATACTATGAGTAAAGCAGATGATAAAAATGCATATTATTTAGTGGATGGATCTTTAGTGAATACTGAACAGCCAGGAAAAACCTATAATTTAGAAGATGAGATGAAAACGGCTTTGGAGGGACAGCAGGTCTATACAAAAAAGCCGGTTAAAGATGAAAATGGAACATTTATATCAGGATATGCTCCAATTAAAAATTCCTCTGGTAAAATAATCGCATTTGTTGGTGTAGATAAGGATGTAACTGATTTTGTTCGTATAAAGGACAGAATGTTTATGGCTATTTTAATGGCGGGAATTATAATAGTGCTTTTATCAACATTAGGAAGCTATTTGTTCTCAAGAATAATGGCTTTTAACGTAAGAAAAATACAAGATGCACTTGAAAAGATGGCTGCTGGGGATTTAACAACTGCATTGAGTGTAACTAGCAAGGATGAAATACAAAGCATTGCTGAGGCCATAAATGAGTTTAAGCTAAAGCTAGGAGACTCCATTAAAATTGTGAAAGAGGATTCCAGTGTGGTTATGGAAAGTTCACAGGCTTTATCAGCTGTTTCCGAAGAATTAGCTGCATCTTCCTCAAATGTTGCTGTAGCTATAGAAAATTCAGTTAAGGGCACCAATGCTCAGGTACAGGAACTTGAAAGTGTAAATTCTGCTTTAGAGAACTTCGGAAATAAGATAGATGAGGCAGCTAACGCCATTGAAGATGTTAGTACAAAGATAGATTCAATAAATTCTAAGGCAAAGGTTAGTGATGAGGACTTAAAGGTGCTTGATGGAGCTATAAAAGAAATAGTGACATCCTTTAGTAATGTAAGTGAAAGAATAAAGTCCCTTGGTGATCAGCTTTCTCAAATTAATGTAATAACAAATATAATAAACAGTATTGCAGATCAAACTAATCTTTTAGCTCTTAATGCAGCTATTGAAGCAGCTAGTGCAGGGGAAGCAGGAAGAGGTTTTTCTGTAGTAGCAGACGAAATTAGAAAGCTAGCAGAGCAATCTAAGACTTCATCCTTGAGTATAAATAAATTAGTTGATGCTATTTCAAACGAGAGTAATTACGTTATAAAGAGTTCCGATAGTATGAATGAGAAGCTAAATGAGCAAACTGAAATCATAACAAAGTCAGTAGATTCCTTTAAGGATATAATGACAGATATAGAAGATGCGCTGCCAAAGATAAGCAGAATAAGCCAAAGCATTATTGTTATTGATTCAGAAAAAGAAAAAATCATAAAGAGTGCAGAATCAGTACTGAATATGGCGGAGGAAATTTCAGCAGCTACAGATGAAATATCAGCAGCTACTGAGGAATTAAGTGGTTCCTCTCAAGAGATTGCAGCTACTTCTATGAGCTTAACGAATAAGGCTCAAAATATGAATGCTGCTGTAGATCAATTTAAGATTTAA
- a CDS encoding ABC transporter permease, whose protein sequence is MINSYKQLTGRYLKANKKRSLLTLIGIILSVALISSIGLFFKGIQVSEINSMKDTYGSYHLMYLDTNEDLVSKVINNPKVGRYGFYGIGEGVKVSEKLTVNEVVATDKALELMPYKAKEGKLPQNQNEAAIEKWVLSQIDKNAKVGSKIKFNNKEYTLVGILEDVVQDQMENKGVILTKNNTIDKKNSALLVEVSSKTNLKNAVKELKQLGQKDKVIENVYLLSVLGATSDGSGLGGLYLTIGIIIAIVVIATIAVIYNSFQISIVERIKQFGLLRAVGSTPKQIRRIVLREATALAIIGVPLGLLCGIIAIYGINITFKLIGADTVLGMKPVIDGQILALSAAVGAVSIYISALIPAVFAGRISPLVAISSRATITKEKIKKRKNKIVEKIFGFEGAMAAKNIKRNRKRYRVTVFSIVISVVLFVTFKSFMDMTLTISSSPNESKNIHFSVVRDQESTEKNMAIDHKLVDNIKALSTVDKVYEIYNAYTFDAAVSKASEVKEVQDIGTIYKSATINGSEKSIISSSVVVYDKDSMEVAKKFLKSGNIDIEKLNSENGVILIGKSTVHNDKTKRNYYGSVADLKVGDEIDLQYFNPVKEGEKKLDFGKGNVKKVKVMAILQDEPFNYRGNSSGLKLITTDAVAKSLVENAEVKPVNLNIKIKDIKKEEAAKTEIENTIRSNPSLQLVNNIDNNRRSKTGSLMIQILIYGFVVVVSLIGSVNIINTLTTNILLRKREFAALKSIGMTQKGLRKMIILEGLLYGIVGTIYGSIISCGLSYMMFRGLNDVRELGWTIPWGAIAIAGSAALVIGYLSVLSPLSRIKKENLIDTIREDF, encoded by the coding sequence ATGATAAATAGCTATAAACAGCTTACAGGCAGATACCTGAAGGCAAATAAAAAAAGAAGCCTGCTTACCTTAATAGGAATTATATTATCTGTAGCGCTTATATCTTCAATTGGACTTTTCTTTAAAGGTATACAAGTATCGGAAATTAATAGTATGAAGGATACTTATGGTTCATATCATTTAATGTATTTAGATACAAATGAGGATTTAGTTTCTAAGGTGATTAACAATCCTAAGGTGGGCAGATACGGGTTTTATGGAATTGGAGAAGGGGTTAAAGTAAGTGAAAAGCTCACTGTTAATGAAGTAGTAGCTACAGATAAAGCCCTTGAGCTTATGCCCTATAAAGCAAAGGAGGGCAAGCTGCCACAGAATCAAAACGAAGCGGCTATAGAGAAGTGGGTTTTGAGCCAAATAGATAAAAATGCAAAAGTAGGAAGCAAAATTAAATTTAATAACAAAGAATATACCTTGGTAGGTATATTAGAAGATGTTGTACAAGATCAGATGGAAAATAAAGGGGTTATATTAACTAAAAATAATACTATAGACAAGAAAAATTCTGCGTTATTAGTTGAAGTAAGTTCAAAAACTAATCTTAAAAATGCAGTAAAAGAATTGAAACAGCTAGGGCAAAAGGATAAGGTTATAGAAAATGTATATTTACTATCTGTACTTGGTGCAACTAGTGATGGCTCAGGCCTTGGGGGATTATATTTAACCATAGGCATAATAATAGCAATTGTTGTAATAGCAACTATAGCTGTAATATATAACTCATTTCAGATAAGTATCGTAGAGAGAATTAAACAGTTTGGACTATTAAGAGCTGTAGGTTCTACGCCAAAGCAGATTAGAAGGATAGTGCTTAGAGAAGCCACAGCGCTGGCCATTATAGGAGTGCCTTTAGGGCTGTTATGCGGCATCATAGCTATCTATGGAATTAATATCACCTTTAAACTTATTGGTGCAGATACAGTGTTAGGTATGAAGCCTGTAATAGATGGACAAATTTTAGCATTAAGCGCTGCTGTAGGAGCAGTATCCATATATATATCAGCATTAATACCGGCTGTTTTCGCTGGAAGAATATCGCCACTAGTTGCTATTAGCAGTAGAGCAACTATTACTAAGGAAAAGATAAAGAAAAGAAAAAATAAAATTGTAGAAAAGATATTTGGCTTTGAAGGAGCCATGGCTGCCAAAAATATTAAAAGAAATAGAAAAAGATATAGAGTTACTGTATTTTCAATAGTAATAAGTGTAGTTTTATTTGTTACCTTTAAATCCTTTATGGATATGACTTTAACTATATCCTCCAGCCCAAATGAATCAAAAAATATTCATTTTTCAGTGGTAAGGGATCAAGAATCCACTGAAAAGAATATGGCAATAGACCATAAGCTTGTAGACAATATAAAGGCCTTAAGTACTGTAGATAAGGTTTATGAAATTTATAATGCTTATACCTTTGATGCTGCAGTAAGTAAAGCTAGTGAGGTTAAAGAAGTTCAGGATATAGGTACAATTTATAAGAGTGCAACCATAAATGGAAGTGAAAAGTCTATTATTAGTAGTTCCGTAGTAGTTTATGATAAAGACTCTATGGAAGTTGCTAAAAAGTTCTTGAAATCAGGGAATATAGATATAGAGAAGCTCAATAGTGAAAATGGTGTAATTTTGATTGGAAAGAGCACTGTTCACAATGATAAGACAAAGAGGAATTATTATGGTTCTGTTGCTGATTTAAAGGTTGGAGACGAGATAGACCTGCAATATTTTAATCCAGTAAAAGAAGGGGAAAAGAAGCTGGACTTTGGTAAGGGAAATGTAAAAAAGGTTAAAGTTATGGCAATTTTGCAGGATGAACCTTTTAACTACAGAGGAAATAGCAGCGGACTAAAGTTAATTACTACTGATGCTGTAGCTAAATCATTAGTGGAAAATGCTGAAGTTAAACCTGTAAACCTAAATATTAAAATTAAAGATATTAAAAAGGAAGAAGCAGCAAAGACAGAAATTGAAAATACTATAAGATCTAATCCTTCATTACAATTGGTAAATAATATTGATAATAATAGAAGGAGCAAGACCGGTTCATTGATGATTCAGATATTAATTTATGGCTTTGTTGTAGTTGTATCCTTAATAGGAAGTGTCAATATAATAAATACTCTTACAACAAATATACTACTGCGAAAGAGAGAATTTGCAGCATTAAAATCTATAGGAATGACTCAAAAGGGTTTGAGGAAAATGATTATACTTGAAGGTCTCTTGTATGGTATAGTAGGAACAATATACGGTTCAATAATATCCTGCGGATTATCATACATGATGTTTAGAGGTTTGAATGATGTTAGGGAATTAGGTTGGACTATACCATGGGGAGCAATAGCTATAGCAGGTTCAGCAGCTTTAGTTATAGGATACCTGTCAGTATTATCACCACTTTCAAGAATTAAAAAGGAAAATCTTATTGATACTATAAGAGAAGATTTTTAG
- a CDS encoding ABC transporter ATP-binding protein, translating into MEILKVENLNKTYGKGENIVEALKDINFSVNKGEFVAIVGASGSGKSTLLHLLGGLDRPTGGKVIIDGESIYDYKEEKLAIFRRRKIGFIFQFFNLIPVLDVEENVALPALLDNDKVDKKYLDEIIEILGLTERKSHLPSELSGGQQQRVSIGRALLNKPSIILADEPTGNLDSKNSKEVIELLKFTARKYNQTLILITHDINIASMADRIVTIEDGQIVSDKHLKNN; encoded by the coding sequence ATGGAAATATTAAAGGTTGAAAATTTAAATAAAACCTATGGTAAGGGAGAAAACATAGTAGAGGCATTAAAGGATATCAATTTTTCTGTAAATAAAGGGGAATTTGTTGCTATTGTTGGAGCCTCAGGTTCAGGAAAGAGTACGCTGCTGCATCTACTAGGAGGACTTGATAGGCCTACAGGCGGAAAGGTTATTATTGATGGTGAAAGCATCTATGATTATAAAGAAGAAAAGCTTGCTATCTTTAGAAGAAGAAAGATTGGTTTTATATTTCAGTTTTTTAATTTGATTCCTGTTTTAGATGTAGAAGAAAATGTGGCACTGCCAGCACTACTAGACAATGATAAGGTTGATAAAAAATATTTAGATGAGATTATAGAAATTTTAGGACTTACAGAGAGAAAAAGTCATCTGCCTTCAGAGCTTTCAGGTGGACAGCAGCAAAGGGTTTCCATAGGAAGGGCACTTCTTAATAAGCCTTCAATAATACTTGCAGATGAACCTACTGGAAATCTTGACAGCAAGAATTCTAAAGAAGTTATTGAACTATTAAAGTTTACAGCAAGAAAGTATAACCAGACCTTAATACTTATTACACATGATATTAACATTGCTTCTATGGCTGACAGAATAGTCACTATTGAAGATGGACAAATAGTTTCAGACAAACATCTGAAGAACAACTAG
- a CDS encoding methyl-accepting chemotaxis protein produces the protein MGKLGFKILKMVGIISIISMAILVGLNAFIFNSEFTKLQIDAKNSAVQSLGVINGDKLDKVNSSKKMDSDEYKEIQQAMIKFKNDKDIKYIYTLGKTDDKNAYFLVDGSLVNNSELGKSYDMQPEMKLAFEGQQTYTKKPVTDEYGTYLSAFAPVKDSSGKIIAIVGIDKDVSDFIHIKSKIFMSVVIAAVIIIFLSVAGSFLFSRILEANVRSIRDALYKMSEGDLTVTLNINSKDEIQSIGEALNEFAGKFRDSIKIVKENSDTVMVSSETLSTVSEELAASSEGVAVSIENSVKSTTAQVEELQNVNSILEGFGNKLEEATDSISDVSLKIDAINTKAKVSDEDLYVLEGAIKEIVLSFNNVSEKIKALGDQLSQINVITNLINDIADETNLLALNAAIEAARAGEAGRGFSVVADEIRKLAEQSKTSSSSINSLVEAISSESDYVIKSSNGMNERLKEQTKIITKSVGSFKDIMIDIEEALPKIGRISENIIVINTEKDKIMESAESVLQMAEEISAATEEISSASSELSASSQEIAAASINLTSKAQNMMDSAGKFKI, from the coding sequence ATGGGTAAATTAGGCTTTAAAATTTTAAAGATGGTAGGTATAATATCAATTATTTCAATGGCTATACTTGTTGGACTTAATGCATTTATATTTAATTCCGAGTTTACTAAACTTCAAATAGATGCAAAGAATTCAGCTGTTCAATCTCTTGGCGTTATAAATGGGGACAAACTTGATAAAGTAAATAGCAGTAAAAAAATGGACAGTGATGAATATAAAGAAATTCAACAAGCTATGATTAAGTTTAAAAATGATAAGGATATTAAGTATATTTATACTTTGGGTAAAACAGATGATAAAAATGCATATTTTTTAGTGGATGGGTCATTAGTAAACAATTCAGAGCTTGGAAAAAGTTATGATATGCAGCCAGAGATGAAACTAGCTTTTGAAGGACAGCAGACCTATACAAAGAAGCCAGTTACCGATGAGTACGGAACATATTTATCTGCATTTGCACCAGTAAAAGACTCTTCAGGCAAAATAATAGCCATTGTAGGTATAGATAAGGATGTGTCTGATTTTATTCATATAAAGAGCAAAATATTTATGTCTGTGGTAATTGCAGCAGTTATTATAATATTTTTATCTGTAGCAGGAAGTTTTCTGTTCTCTAGAATTCTTGAAGCTAATGTAAGAAGTATAAGAGATGCACTTTATAAAATGTCAGAGGGAGATCTGACTGTGACATTAAATATAAATAGTAAGGATGAAATACAGAGTATTGGTGAAGCGCTGAATGAGTTTGCTGGTAAGTTTAGAGATTCAATCAAAATTGTAAAGGAGAATTCTGATACGGTTATGGTAAGCTCAGAAACATTGTCAACTGTATCTGAAGAGCTTGCAGCCTCCTCTGAAGGAGTTGCCGTATCCATAGAGAATTCGGTAAAAAGCACAACTGCTCAAGTAGAGGAACTTCAAAATGTAAATTCCATTTTGGAGGGCTTTGGTAATAAGTTGGAGGAGGCTACAGATTCTATAAGTGATGTCAGCTTGAAAATAGATGCAATAAACACTAAGGCTAAGGTTAGTGATGAGGACTTATATGTACTAGAAGGAGCTATAAAAGAAATTGTTCTATCCTTCAATAATGTAAGTGAAAAAATAAAAGCACTTGGGGACCAACTGTCACAAATTAATGTAATAACAAACTTGATAAATGATATAGCGGATGAAACTAATCTTTTAGCACTTAATGCAGCTATAGAAGCAGCCAGGGCAGGAGAAGCAGGAAGAGGATTTTCTGTAGTAGCAGATGAGATTAGAAAGCTTGCTGAGCAATCTAAAACTTCATCTTCAAGTATAAACAGTTTGGTTGAAGCTATTTCAAGTGAAAGTGATTATGTTATAAAGAGTTCTAATGGTATGAATGAAAGGCTAAAGGAGCAAACTAAGATTATAACTAAGTCTGTAGGATCCTTTAAAGACATAATGATAGATATAGAAGAGGCGCTGCCAAAGATAGGCAGGATTAGTGAAAATATTATTGTTATTAATACAGAAAAGGATAAAATTATGGAAAGTGCAGAGTCAGTGCTGCAGATGGCAGAGGAAATATCCGCAGCTACAGAGGAAATATCCTCAGCTTCCTCAGAGCTAAGTGCTTCTTCACAGGAGATTGCAGCAGCTTCCATAAATCTAACTAGTAAAGCACAAAATATGATGGATTCAGCAGGAAAGTTTAAAATTTAA